Proteins from a genomic interval of Candidatus Wallbacteria bacterium:
- a CDS encoding HAD family phosphatase has protein sequence MPEAGKQTSMKNNPVLPKLHAVILDMDGVLIDSEKCWKRAELVFLARLIHDPDRFDTNRFIGLGMRDVYSLLVREHLIKVSEDEFRQVYHDAAAVIYKDWTCLMPGVLDFIGSARKKGLKIGLASSSPLSWIEMVLERFELRTRFDQIVSSDHVGGEAKPSPRVYQHALSLLGVNSSKSLAIEDSCYGIISAKKAGLHCLGFRNGGNDHEDFSLADGEIDSFENYEI, from the coding sequence ATGCCTGAAGCTGGAAAGCAGACATCAATGAAAAACAATCCGGTTCTGCCAAAACTCCATGCCGTGATTCTGGACATGGACGGAGTGCTGATTGACAGCGAAAAATGCTGGAAAAGAGCTGAACTGGTCTTTCTGGCACGCCTGATCCACGATCCGGACCGTTTCGACACTAACCGTTTCATCGGGCTCGGAATGAGGGATGTCTATTCACTCCTGGTCCGCGAGCATCTGATCAAGGTTTCAGAAGACGAATTCCGGCAAGTGTATCATGACGCAGCTGCAGTTATTTACAAGGATTGGACCTGTCTGATGCCAGGGGTGCTCGATTTCATCGGCAGCGCCAGGAAAAAAGGCCTGAAAATCGGACTGGCCTCTTCTTCCCCGCTCTCCTGGATCGAGATGGTACTGGAGAGATTTGAACTCCGCACACGATTTGACCAGATCGTCAGTTCAGACCATGTGGGAGGTGAGGCCAAACCCTCGCCCAGAGTTTATCAGCACGCCTTATCATTGCTGGGTGTCAATTCAAGCAAATCGCTGGCGATCGAAGACTCCTGCTACGGGATCATTTCCGCAAAAAAGGCTGGGCTTCATTGCCTTGGCTTCAGAAACGGCGGCAATGACCACGAGGATTTCAGCCTGGCTGACGGGGAAATTGATTCATTTGAGAATTATGAAATTTAG
- a CDS encoding class I SAM-dependent RNA methyltransferase → MSLVATTAFGLEAIVKRELEGLGFADLQVSDGMVEFQGDFKAVARANLNLRSADRIYVKIGEFKALTFDELFEGVKALPWSDWIPADGVFPVTGKAVKSILHSVPDCQAITKKAVVESLKKKYGLSIFPENGAAYMIRVALHKDIASLLLDTSGEALHRRGYRLQGVEASLKETLAAALVQLSFWEPGRLLLDPFCGSGTIPIEAALIGREIAPGLLRSFAAEKWGCSPAAPWQEERELARSRIKPLSEPLIEASDMDSEAIAVSEANARRAHVTDDIHFTRKMLNELWIDREYGIVICNPPYGERMGELRDARQNYFDLGRIFRKKTGWSVYVITPDWDFERRFGAVAERKRKLFNGGMEVTYYQYFGRKPK, encoded by the coding sequence ATGTCTTTAGTAGCCACCACCGCTTTCGGACTGGAAGCCATAGTAAAGCGGGAACTCGAAGGGCTGGGTTTTGCCGACCTTCAGGTCAGCGACGGAATGGTGGAATTTCAGGGCGATTTCAAAGCCGTCGCGAGAGCCAATCTCAATTTGCGATCTGCGGACAGGATTTATGTCAAGATCGGTGAATTCAAGGCTCTGACCTTTGATGAACTGTTCGAGGGAGTGAAAGCGCTTCCCTGGAGCGATTGGATCCCGGCTGATGGTGTATTCCCTGTGACAGGCAAAGCTGTGAAATCCATCCTGCACAGCGTGCCTGACTGCCAGGCCATCACCAAGAAAGCAGTGGTGGAAAGCCTGAAGAAGAAGTACGGGCTCAGCATTTTTCCTGAGAACGGTGCTGCATACATGATTCGGGTGGCTCTCCACAAAGATATCGCTTCCCTATTGTTGGATACGAGTGGAGAAGCTTTGCACAGGCGGGGTTACAGACTGCAGGGAGTCGAAGCCTCGCTCAAGGAAACACTGGCCGCCGCCCTGGTGCAGCTTTCCTTCTGGGAACCCGGCAGGCTGCTGCTGGACCCTTTCTGCGGTTCAGGCACCATCCCGATCGAAGCCGCTTTGATCGGCCGGGAGATCGCGCCAGGATTGCTGCGCTCATTTGCGGCTGAAAAATGGGGCTGTTCTCCGGCCGCACCATGGCAGGAGGAGCGTGAACTTGCGCGCAGCCGGATCAAACCGTTGTCTGAACCGTTGATTGAAGCCTCGGACATGGACAGCGAGGCGATCGCAGTCTCAGAAGCCAATGCCCGCAGGGCTCATGTGACAGATGACATCCATTTCACCCGCAAAATGCTGAACGAACTCTGGATCGACCGGGAATACGGGATAGTGATCTGCAATCCTCCCTATGGCGAGCGGATGGGGGAATTGAGGGATGCCAGGCAGAACTATTTTGACCTGGGCCGGATTTTCCGGAAAAAGACCGGCTGGTCCGTATATGTGATCACTCCTGACTGGGATTTTGAGCGCCGTTTCGGGGCTGTGGCTGAGAGAAAGAGGAAACTGTTCAATGGCGGGATGGAAGTCACATATTATCAATATTTCGGCCGTAAACCCAAGTAG
- the ftsE gene encoding cell division ATP-binding protein FtsE, with translation MVKLFHITKIYQDRIRALDNLSCHIKKGEFVFLVGPAGAGKTTLLKLLFRAERTSEGQILIDGRNIEQLKPAQIPYLRRNMGIIFQDFKLFRNKSIFDNVALALRIQGIPEDMTIRQTEKILSMVGLSQKMERYPDELSGGEKQKACFARAVINDPPLLITDEPTGNLDPEASWEIMKLLLEYNMRGSTVIVATHASHLVDKVRKRVIALIDGKIVKDEDKGVYSYEGL, from the coding sequence ATGGTCAAACTATTCCATATCACTAAAATTTATCAGGACCGCATCAGGGCTCTGGACAATCTGAGCTGCCACATCAAGAAAGGCGAATTCGTCTTCCTGGTCGGTCCGGCTGGTGCCGGCAAGACCACGCTTCTGAAACTTCTTTTCAGAGCCGAGCGCACCTCTGAAGGCCAGATCCTGATCGACGGCCGCAATATCGAACAGCTGAAGCCTGCCCAGATTCCATATCTGCGTCGAAACATGGGTATCATTTTCCAGGATTTCAAGCTGTTCAGGAACAAGAGTATTTTCGACAATGTAGCCTTGGCTCTTAGAATTCAGGGCATCCCGGAAGATATGACGATCAGGCAGACAGAAAAAATACTCAGCATGGTCGGTTTGTCACAGAAAATGGAGCGGTACCCGGATGAACTTTCAGGGGGTGAAAAGCAGAAAGCCTGCTTTGCCAGGGCAGTGATCAATGATCCGCCGTTGCTGATCACCGACGAACCCACAGGTAATCTGGATCCGGAAGCATCCTGGGAAATCATGAAACTTCTTCTGGAATACAATATGCGGGGTTCCACTGTGATCGTCGCCACTCACGCCAGCCATCTGGTGGACAAGGTCAGAAAACGGGTGATCGCCCTGATCGATGGCAAAATCGTCAAGGACGAGGACAAGGGAGTGTACAGTTATGAAGGGCTTTAA
- a CDS encoding adenylate/guanylate cyclase domain-containing protein: protein MPIRRKIFLLVISVLFICSLIQTLVFLDYFSGDKTRSGAAKFTEMAMLIGTAFRNMHQPEFEKYCGELLKIRHTDEYATTKLFFISISPAASPDSPVLSLLDWDKISVRGENADAAQVISQIKKDYAKRTTLSIIKVRIEGENPVVIEIGLDMIKHYRQKNFIYLLSFGVLLLGLLFGWAGSAYFSKYLSAPLEDLAGKILEVGRGNLDIKANVMSTDEIGILARSFNQMITGLKEKEFYKSTLQRYVSKQVADKILANRDSLVLKGEKRLVTVMFADIRGFTPLSEKLAPEKLVETLNQYFEIIVDVIFRYNGTLDKFIGDAVMAYWGAPISQENDVLNAVCAAQEMRNRLLEFNEKRAKKGLEQISLGIGLNTGEVIAGNIGAVKRLEYTVIGDDVNTAQRIESQSKGMEVLISEKTYEIIRKHLKVEEMEPASLKGKAQPVRIFKVLGIISKTEGSRS, encoded by the coding sequence ATGCCCATCCGCCGTAAAATCTTCCTGCTCGTGATCAGTGTGCTCTTCATCTGCAGCCTTATCCAGACCCTGGTTTTTCTTGATTACTTTTCCGGCGACAAGACCAGGTCCGGAGCGGCTAAATTCACGGAAATGGCCATGCTGATCGGAACAGCCTTCAGGAATATGCATCAGCCGGAATTCGAAAAATACTGCGGAGAACTCCTGAAAATCAGGCACACGGATGAATATGCCACAACAAAACTTTTCTTCATCAGCATCTCTCCTGCTGCATCACCCGACAGCCCTGTTCTCAGCCTGCTGGACTGGGATAAAATTTCTGTCAGGGGCGAAAACGCCGATGCAGCACAGGTAATCAGCCAGATTAAAAAGGATTATGCAAAGCGGACCACCCTGAGCATAATCAAAGTCAGGATTGAAGGCGAAAATCCCGTAGTCATTGAAATAGGCCTGGATATGATCAAGCATTACAGGCAGAAAAACTTCATCTATCTGCTCTCATTCGGGGTACTGCTGCTAGGACTGTTGTTCGGCTGGGCAGGGAGCGCTTATTTTTCGAAATATCTGAGCGCACCTTTGGAAGACCTGGCCGGGAAAATACTGGAAGTGGGCCGCGGCAACCTGGACATCAAAGCAAATGTCATGAGCACGGACGAAATTGGGATACTGGCCAGATCATTCAATCAGATGATTACAGGCCTGAAAGAAAAGGAATTTTACAAAAGCACGCTTCAGCGCTATGTTTCCAAGCAGGTGGCGGACAAAATACTCGCCAACAGGGACAGCCTGGTGTTGAAAGGCGAGAAGAGGCTGGTCACAGTGATGTTCGCCGACATCCGCGGATTCACCCCGCTTTCCGAGAAACTCGCCCCTGAAAAACTGGTGGAAACCCTTAATCAATATTTCGAGATTATAGTGGATGTAATTTTCAGATATAATGGTACCTTGGACAAGTTCATAGGCGACGCAGTGATGGCCTACTGGGGAGCTCCGATCTCCCAGGAAAACGACGTTCTGAACGCGGTCTGTGCTGCCCAGGAAATGCGGAACAGACTGCTTGAATTCAACGAAAAGAGAGCAAAAAAAGGTCTGGAACAGATCAGCCTGGGCATCGGGCTTAATACAGGTGAAGTCATCGCCGGAAACATCGGGGCTGTCAAACGTCTGGAATACACAGTAATCGGAGATGACGTGAACACCGCCCAGAGGATCGAGTCGCAGTCAAAGGGCATGGAAGTGCTGATCAGCGAAAAAACCTATGAAATCATCAGGAAACACCTGAAGGTGGAGGAAATGGAACCTGCCAGTCTTAAAGGTAAAGCCCAGCCTGTGCGGATTTTCAAAGTTCTTGGAATAATTTCCAAAACGGAGGGTAGTCGATCATGA
- the ftsX gene encoding permease-like cell division protein FtsX, with amino-acid sequence MKGFNKWQYYLREARSNMSYFSLLTLTSVSTVTVVLTILSLFLLLSENLKNLSVVLEREISISAFLDTAPRELYQEIIGKIRSWPDVTSANFLSKEVALVNLERELSLDSNKIMTEFGENPLPDILEIKPVSPEVIPRLVDKIRKEFPWLTEISYGKELVTKVESLSRTFRFFAALLVFLLGTASLFIIANTIKLTLFSRREEIEIMQLIGATRNFISTPFLMEGMIQGFLGAMISLAVSYAGYTMLVGKVKALLPFLPFLSVDGVFPLLSAKILVLGLLIGFCGSFFSIKKNFDY; translated from the coding sequence ATGAAGGGCTTTAATAAGTGGCAGTATTACCTGAGAGAAGCTCGGTCCAACATGAGCTATTTTTCCCTTCTGACATTAACCTCGGTTTCCACAGTAACGGTCGTACTGACTATTCTCAGTCTTTTTCTGCTTCTATCTGAAAACCTCAAGAATCTGTCCGTAGTGCTGGAACGGGAAATCTCCATTTCCGCTTTTCTTGACACTGCGCCAAGGGAACTGTATCAGGAGATAATCGGCAAGATCAGGAGCTGGCCGGATGTCACCAGCGCGAACTTCTTGAGCAAAGAAGTGGCACTGGTCAATCTTGAACGCGAACTTTCACTTGACTCCAACAAAATCATGACCGAGTTCGGGGAGAATCCACTTCCGGACATCCTGGAAATCAAACCCGTATCCCCTGAAGTGATTCCAAGGCTCGTGGATAAAATCAGAAAAGAATTTCCCTGGCTCACTGAAATTTCCTATGGAAAAGAGCTGGTGACAAAGGTGGAAAGCCTTTCCCGCACCTTCCGATTTTTCGCCGCTCTGCTTGTCTTTTTACTCGGCACCGCTTCCCTCTTCATCATTGCCAACACCATCAAACTGACCCTCTTTTCCAGGCGGGAAGAGATCGAAATCATGCAGTTGATCGGTGCCACCAGAAACTTTATCAGCACGCCGTTCCTGATGGAGGGAATGATCCAGGGATTTCTGGGAGCAATGATTTCACTGGCTGTAAGTTATGCCGGCTATACCATGCTCGTGGGGAAAGTCAAAGCTCTGTTGCCATTCCTGCCTTTCCTCTCGGTCGATGGAGTGTTTCCACTGCTCTCAGCCAAGATTCTGGTTTTGGGTCTGTTGATCGGATTCTGTGGCAGCTTTTTTTCAATCAAGAAAAACTTTGATTACTGA
- a CDS encoding peptidoglycan DD-metalloendopeptidase family protein, which translates to MRLFLLFFIFSLYPLWADSDTTETEKQNLINQIVRIRQQENEIINSLEKIERDIKVYEEKIADSQTVVDSLELEIRKLESSVLENREKLSIRRQSYFQSLRNFYVKRDSSYLNFLFTTNNTDEFLRRSKYLQHITKREEILLYDLLGSLKIIEAQQATLQDKKEEIDYHKEKLLFDKKQLVRAKGEKEDILSSIRRKQEELQAKYDEFQLGSAKISQVLKNIDSSGVSNPTGEVETADAKPVIPATETTTEVSEILANGKISLIWPIGDINSVIAFFGTQKNQFNTSYFNTGINIACAKETPVKAAANGKVMYKGVVEGYGNVLILDHGSGFTTLYAHLKEIMVGINEELNAGDSISTIEENPELKVGVLHFELRCHGEPQDPLKWL; encoded by the coding sequence ATGCGGTTATTTCTTCTTTTCTTTATTTTCAGTTTATATCCGCTCTGGGCTGATTCTGACACCACAGAAACTGAAAAGCAGAATCTCATAAACCAGATTGTCAGGATCCGTCAGCAGGAAAATGAAATCATCAACTCACTGGAAAAAATTGAGCGTGACATCAAGGTTTATGAGGAAAAAATAGCAGATAGCCAGACAGTTGTGGATTCCCTAGAACTGGAGATCAGAAAGCTGGAATCATCGGTGCTCGAAAACCGGGAAAAGCTTTCTATCCGCCGCCAGAGCTATTTCCAGTCACTCAGAAATTTTTATGTCAAGCGTGATTCCTCATACCTCAATTTTCTTTTTACCACAAACAATACGGATGAATTCCTGCGCAGATCAAAATACCTCCAGCACATCACCAAGAGAGAAGAAATCCTGCTGTATGATCTTCTGGGAAGCCTTAAAATCATCGAAGCCCAGCAAGCCACTCTGCAGGACAAAAAGGAAGAAATCGATTATCACAAGGAAAAGCTGCTCTTCGATAAGAAACAGCTGGTCCGCGCCAAGGGTGAAAAAGAGGATATCCTGTCCAGCATCAGGCGGAAACAGGAAGAACTGCAGGCCAAGTATGATGAATTTCAGCTGGGGAGCGCAAAAATCTCACAAGTGCTGAAAAACATCGATTCCTCAGGTGTTTCGAATCCCACCGGGGAAGTGGAAACTGCAGATGCCAAGCCTGTGATTCCCGCCACAGAGACCACCACAGAAGTGTCCGAAATCCTCGCAAATGGAAAAATCAGCCTGATCTGGCCGATCGGAGACATCAATTCAGTGATTGCCTTTTTCGGCACCCAGAAAAATCAGTTCAACACATCTTATTTCAACACAGGGATCAATATTGCCTGCGCCAAGGAAACCCCGGTTAAAGCAGCCGCCAACGGAAAAGTCATGTACAAAGGAGTGGTAGAAGGTTATGGGAATGTCCTGATTCTGGACCACGGCAGCGGCTTCACGACCCTGTATGCCCATCTCAAGGAAATCATGGTGGGAATAAACGAAGAGCTCAATGCTGGCGATAGTATCTCTACGATAGAGGAAAATCCCGAGCTGAAAGTCGGGGTTCTGCATTTTGAACTCCGCTGCCACGGGGAACCGCAGGACCCGCTGAAATGGCTGTAA
- the ssnA gene encoding putative aminohydrolase SsnA — MLVKSSYLITLDPEKPFFENPGLLILDDRIAEIGSADKMEAKHPKEEVLDLTGKCVLPGMVNIHTHFYGAFARGISLAGKPPVLFSQILERLWWKLDKALDEKSIRHSAAISLVDGIRSGVTAYFDHHASPNCVEESLDLIADETETAGVRACLCYETSDRDGDKIARAGIRENTRFIKKCGKKNERLAGLFGLHAALTLSDETLARAVKAGSESGCGFHIHVAEGIEDVDESLSRYGKRVVERLSKNGILTGNSIFAHCIHLNDEEKRMLSKAGCTVAHNPESNLNNAVGFADVLDLLKHGVHVGLGTDGFSQGLWHSLRAASLMPRYLKRDPRVFYGEIFNLLFENSRKASQVFGIPLGILKKGAAADLIAIPYCPPTDFNAGNLYGHLFFGLMERAVSDVICGGRLLLKNGELLTLDEHCIMESARKACPAVWKKYKGN; from the coding sequence GTGCTCGTCAAATCCTCTTATCTGATCACCCTTGACCCGGAAAAACCATTTTTTGAAAATCCTGGGCTGCTGATTTTAGACGACCGCATCGCTGAAATCGGTTCTGCCGATAAAATGGAAGCCAAGCATCCCAAAGAGGAAGTCCTGGACCTGACCGGAAAATGCGTGCTGCCCGGGATGGTTAATATCCATACCCATTTTTACGGAGCTTTCGCCCGCGGGATCTCACTCGCCGGGAAACCGCCGGTTCTGTTCTCCCAGATCCTGGAACGCCTCTGGTGGAAGCTCGACAAAGCCCTGGATGAGAAATCCATCCGCCACAGCGCTGCGATCAGCCTGGTCGACGGAATCCGCTCAGGTGTGACTGCTTACTTCGACCATCATGCTTCCCCTAATTGCGTGGAGGAATCGCTCGACCTGATCGCAGACGAAACGGAAACTGCCGGAGTGCGGGCCTGCCTCTGCTATGAGACTTCGGACCGTGACGGCGACAAGATCGCCAGGGCCGGGATCAGGGAGAACACCAGATTCATCAAAAAATGCGGTAAAAAAAACGAACGGCTGGCAGGCCTTTTCGGACTGCATGCAGCTCTTACCCTTTCCGACGAAACACTTGCCAGAGCAGTAAAAGCGGGATCTGAATCCGGCTGCGGATTTCACATCCATGTGGCTGAAGGCATCGAAGATGTGGACGAGAGTCTGAGCCGTTATGGGAAGAGGGTAGTGGAGCGGCTCTCAAAAAACGGGATACTCACAGGGAATTCCATCTTTGCCCACTGTATCCACCTGAACGATGAAGAAAAGAGAATGCTTTCAAAAGCAGGCTGCACAGTAGCTCACAATCCTGAGTCCAACCTCAACAATGCCGTGGGATTCGCTGATGTTCTGGATCTTTTGAAACACGGTGTACATGTCGGTCTGGGTACAGACGGATTTTCCCAGGGTCTCTGGCACAGCCTGAGGGCCGCTTCACTGATGCCCAGATATCTGAAGCGCGATCCCCGCGTTTTTTACGGTGAAATCTTCAACCTTTTATTCGAAAACTCCAGGAAGGCCAGTCAGGTTTTCGGAATTCCACTGGGTATCCTGAAAAAAGGAGCAGCGGCAGACCTGATCGCCATCCCTTACTGCCCTCCCACTGACTTCAATGCAGGGAACCTATACGGTCATCTGTTTTTCGGCCTGATGGAACGGGCTGTCTCAGACGTGATCTGCGGTGGCAGGCTGCTGCTGAAAAACGGGGAACTTCTTACCCTGGATGAGCACTGCATCATGGAATCCGCCCGCAAAGCCTGTCCCGCGGTCTGGAAAAAATACAAGGGAAACTAA
- a CDS encoding S41 family peptidase — protein sequence MKKLLIIALSFCILSVHSATIPTSQDDVELLKEAILIIKSSYVKANLNDRELIHGAINGIVETLNDPYTNFLSSDEFKDLNDETSGQFGGVGIIVTLREQKVTVISPIFGSPADQAGIRAGDLITEVNGQPIKDGELKKALQLLKGEIGETVEIETFTPSDNKYRKSLLNREVVKNTSIIFSGVTPDNFGYVRIRNFSASTADDLEKEIKDMESVPIKGLILDLRSNAGGLLTAGINVADLFLESGTILSTRSRDGEKNVYMADAQISHKGYPMVVLIDRGSASAAEIVAAALHDNQKAILVGEKSFGKGCVQTVKTLSDGSALSLTTAWYYTPAGECIHDKGINPDVLVENPVFEDQKKVDEIVNTLRKEQEQSYQDRYQNKIHRFTPFEYDNQLLRAVDTLREFWKFQPLYEKFTPAVH from the coding sequence ATGAAAAAACTTCTGATAATCGCACTCTCATTCTGCATTTTGTCTGTTCACTCAGCCACTATACCCACTTCTCAGGACGATGTAGAGTTGCTGAAAGAAGCCATTCTGATCATCAAAAGCTCTTACGTGAAAGCCAATCTCAATGACCGGGAATTGATTCACGGCGCTATCAACGGGATTGTGGAAACACTCAACGATCCTTATACTAATTTTCTGTCATCAGATGAGTTCAAGGACTTGAACGACGAAACATCAGGCCAGTTCGGCGGAGTCGGCATCATAGTCACTCTGAGGGAGCAGAAAGTCACAGTGATCAGTCCGATTTTCGGATCCCCTGCCGATCAGGCAGGAATCAGGGCAGGAGACCTCATCACTGAAGTCAACGGCCAGCCCATCAAAGACGGGGAACTGAAAAAAGCCCTTCAGCTTCTGAAAGGTGAAATCGGCGAAACTGTTGAAATCGAAACCTTCACACCATCTGACAACAAATACCGTAAATCACTGCTCAACCGTGAAGTAGTTAAAAACACCAGCATCATATTTTCGGGGGTGACACCGGACAATTTCGGTTATGTCAGGATCCGCAACTTCTCCGCTTCCACAGCAGACGACCTGGAAAAAGAGATCAAAGACATGGAATCAGTACCGATCAAGGGGCTGATCCTGGACCTGCGCTCCAACGCGGGAGGACTGCTGACTGCAGGCATCAATGTCGCCGACCTGTTTCTCGAATCCGGCACGATTCTGTCCACCCGCTCCAGAGACGGTGAGAAGAATGTATACATGGCTGATGCGCAGATCTCCCACAAAGGCTATCCGATGGTTGTGCTGATCGACAGAGGATCGGCTTCGGCCGCGGAAATCGTCGCTGCTGCCCTCCACGATAATCAGAAAGCGATTCTGGTGGGTGAAAAAAGCTTTGGAAAAGGCTGTGTACAGACTGTGAAAACCCTTAGCGACGGCTCGGCACTCTCACTGACCACCGCCTGGTATTACACTCCGGCCGGAGAATGTATCCACGATAAAGGTATCAACCCTGATGTCCTGGTGGAAAATCCTGTCTTCGAAGACCAGAAGAAAGTGGATGAGATCGTAAACACACTGCGTAAAGAACAGGAGCAAAGCTATCAGGACCGCTATCAGAACAAGATTCACAGGTTTACTCCTTTCGAATACGACAATCAGCTGCTCAGGGCAGTAGATACGCTTCGCGAGTTCTGGAAATTCCAGCCCCTCTATGAAAAATTCACTCCTGCTGTGCATTAG
- a CDS encoding divergent polysaccharide deacetylase family protein, translating to MKNSLLLCISFLLAFQAGAAQVSIVLDDFGYPGYPAHKIFLMNYPFTLAILPFSPNATRFALQARKAGFEIILHLPLEALSEIPADNSTYLTVEMPPDRVERVIIDNMLRLPGIVGVNNHQGSLFTEDLERMTVLLKTLGNYNLFFMDSLTSPHSICKEAARKEGVKILKRDVFLDNTAEEENIRKQLQELFCKAEKNGSAIGIGHARAKTLDYLEKLLPEILDEYPDIQIVPLSRIYQDSKRF from the coding sequence ATGAAAAATTCACTCCTGCTGTGCATTAGCTTCCTGCTGGCTTTCCAGGCCGGGGCAGCTCAAGTTTCCATCGTACTTGACGATTTCGGATATCCCGGTTATCCGGCGCACAAGATATTCCTGATGAACTATCCTTTCACACTGGCGATACTCCCTTTTTCCCCGAATGCCACGAGATTCGCTCTCCAGGCCCGGAAAGCCGGTTTCGAAATCATCCTGCACCTGCCGCTCGAAGCCCTGTCCGAGATCCCAGCCGATAATTCAACCTATCTCACGGTGGAAATGCCGCCGGATCGAGTGGAGCGGGTAATCATCGACAACATGTTGAGACTGCCCGGGATAGTGGGTGTGAACAATCATCAGGGTTCACTGTTTACAGAAGATCTGGAGCGGATGACAGTACTTCTGAAAACGTTAGGCAATTACAACCTCTTTTTCATGGACAGCCTGACTTCTCCTCATTCAATCTGCAAAGAGGCAGCCAGAAAGGAAGGAGTAAAAATCCTGAAAAGGGATGTGTTTCTGGACAATACTGCAGAAGAGGAAAACATCCGGAAACAACTCCAGGAATTGTTCTGCAAGGCGGAAAAGAATGGCTCAGCCATAGGTATCGGTCATGCCCGTGCCAAAACACTCGACTATCTGGAGAAACTTCTTCCCGAGATACTCGATGAATATCCTGATATCCAGATAGTGCCGCTTTCCAGAATCTACCAGGATTCAAAGCGGTTTTAA